The following proteins come from a genomic window of Lycium ferocissimum isolate CSIRO_LF1 chromosome 4, AGI_CSIRO_Lferr_CH_V1, whole genome shotgun sequence:
- the LOC132054810 gene encoding transcription factor TCP4-like yields MNHQLQVSNQKEEKSPSSSEQEEGKQEEESFQENAQENQHLQQWANYFTSPGATLVTKHQNNTQCHPSHKAEIKKVSLKKKPKRAKQDVMEVHGGRIVRATGTKDRHSKVSTATGTKDRRVRLSPNTAIQFYDVQDRLGYDRPSKAIDWLIKEAQKAIEALEKNPFQVFPMTTDSTNKALNWQTTNAKSKEGQFAIKQSWSADKKTELEELTRDSFKLNATMQYSADQFPEKSYKEKSSKVCQSLNYSQTENLSLFSSANDATIQSFCELQTHPQGHFHSEAKKQSANDSKIQSFCELQTYPQGHFHSETKKQPTNDTKIQSLCELQTYPQGHFHSETKKQPTNDAKIQSFCELQTYPQGHFHSETKHQSAQLGSFFNFQSSHQNESINFSGDHHQGLLNKTNLELREDSRFSFLPQNFPTVLGQNQLFNYQREPLQSSSNFPQTISYSNIGFANDGLLGISNAPIIQVEEEEHGTLSSTLSAVNATTLLHYQE; encoded by the coding sequence ATGAATCATCAGCTTCAAGTATCaaatcaaaaagaagaaaaatcaccatcatcatcagaACAAGAAGAAGGAAAACAAGAGGAGgaatcttttcaagaaaatgcCCAAGAAAACCAGCATTTGCAACAATGGGCCAATTATTTCACTTCCCCTGGTGCAACTTTGGTCACAAAGCACCAAAACAACACACAATGTCATCCAAGTCACAAAGCAGAAATCAAGAAAGTATCACTAAAAAAGAAGCCAAAGAGAGCCAAACAAGATGTTATGGAAGTCCATGGCGGCCGCATTGTCCGAGCCACGGGGACAAAAGACCGGCACAGCAAGGTTTCAACAGCCACCGGTACGAAGGACAGGCGAGTTAGGCTCTCGCCTAACACGGCAATTCAGTTCTACGATGTGCAAGATCGTCTTGGCTATGACCGCCCTAGTAAGGCCATCGATTGGCTGATTAAAGAAGCTCAAAAAGCTATCGAAGCACTTGAAAAAAACCCTTTTCAAGTCTTTCCCATGACGACTGACTCAACAAATAAAGCACTAAACTGGCAAACTACAAATGCTAAAAGCAAAGAAGGCCAATTTGCGATCAAACAGAGTTGGTCTGCTGATAAGAAAACAGAGTTAGAAGAGTTGACTCGCGACTCTTTTAAACTTAATGCTACAATGCAGTACTCAGCTGATCAATTTCCAGAGAAAAGCTATAAAGAAAAGAGTTCAAAAGTTTGTCAATCTTTGAATTACAGCCAAACTGAGAATTTGAGCTTGTTTTCATCAGCAAATGATGCCACCATTCAATCTTTTTGTGAATTGCAGACTCATCCACAAGGTCATTTTCACTCAGAAGCCAAAAAACAATCAGCAAATGATTCCAAGATTCAATCTTTTTGTGAATTGCAAACTTACCCACAAGGCCATTTTCACTCAGAAACCAAAAAACAACCAACTAATGATACCAAGATTCAATCACTTTGTGAATTGCAGACTTACCCACAAGGCCATTTTCACTCAGAAACCAAAAAACAACCAACTAATGATGCCAAGATTCAATCATTCTGTGAATTGCAGACATACCCACAAGGCCATTTTCACTCAGAAACCAAACACCAATCAGCCCAACTAGGCAGCTTTTTCAATTTTCAGTCATCACATCAAAATGAGTCCATCAATTTTTCTGGTGATCATCATCAAGGCTTGTTAAACAAGACCAATTTAGAGTTAAGAGAGGATTCAAGATTCAGCTTTTTACCACAAAATTTCCCCACAGTTTTAGGCCAAAACCAACTGTTTAATTATCAGAGGGAACCCCTTCAGTCCAGTTCAAATTTTCCTCAAACTATTTCTTATTCCAATATTGGATTTGCAAATGATGGCTTATTGGGAATTTCTAATGCTCCAataatacaagttgaagaagaGGAACATGGTACACTTTCCAGTACTCTTTCAGCTGTTAATGCAACTACTCTTCTACATTATCAAGAGTAG